In Streptomyces capitiformicae, one genomic interval encodes:
- a CDS encoding cytochrome c oxidase assembly protein, translating to MDHSGHGMDLLPFTLGRGLAWSADPFFLVGCLLGLALYGWGVVRLVRRGDKWPVGRTVSFVVGVLLVLLVTCTGLNDYGMVMFSVHMVQHMVISMLAPIMLLLGAPITLALRALPVAGKGRKGPRELLLMLLHSWYMRIVTHPAFTIPMFIASLYALYFTPLFDFLMGSKPGHVAMMLHFLAVGLFFFWPIMGVDPGPHRPGHLMRMLELFAGMPFHAFFGIALMMASAPMVKTYEDPPASLGIDALADQNAAGGIAWAFSEIPSVLVLLALLFQWYRSEQRQARRKDRAADRDGDKELEAYNAYLASLNARSH from the coding sequence ATGGATCACAGCGGGCATGGCATGGATCTCTTGCCCTTCACCTTGGGGCGAGGACTTGCCTGGTCGGCGGATCCGTTCTTCCTTGTCGGCTGTCTGCTGGGGTTGGCCCTGTACGGGTGGGGGGTCGTGCGGCTCGTTCGGCGGGGGGACAAGTGGCCCGTCGGACGTACCGTCTCCTTCGTCGTCGGCGTGCTGCTCGTTCTGCTCGTGACCTGCACCGGGTTGAACGACTACGGCATGGTCATGTTCAGCGTGCACATGGTGCAGCACATGGTGATCAGCATGTTGGCGCCGATCATGTTGTTGCTGGGGGCGCCGATCACGTTGGCGCTGCGGGCGTTGCCGGTGGCGGGGAAGGGGCGTAAGGGGCCGCGTGAGCTGTTGCTGATGCTGCTGCACAGCTGGTACATGCGGATCGTCACGCACCCGGCGTTCACGATCCCGATGTTCATCGCGAGCCTGTACGCGCTGTACTTCACGCCGCTGTTCGACTTCCTGATGGGGTCGAAGCCGGGGCACGTCGCGATGATGCTGCACTTCCTCGCGGTCGGACTGTTCTTCTTCTGGCCGATCATGGGCGTGGACCCGGGGCCACACCGGCCGGGCCATCTGATGCGGATGCTGGAACTGTTCGCGGGCATGCCGTTCCACGCGTTCTTCGGTATCGCGTTGATGATGGCGTCCGCGCCGATGGTGAAGACGTACGAGGACCCGCCCGCCTCCCTCGGCATCGACGCGCTCGCCGACCAGAACGCGGCCGGTGGCATCGCCTGGGCGTTCAGCGAGATTCCCTCGGTGCTGGTGCTGCTCGCGCTGCTTTTCCAGTGGTACCGCTCCGAGCAGCGGCAGGCCCGGCGCAAGGACCGGGCTGCCGACCGGGACGGCGACAAGGAACTCGAGGCGTACAACGCCTATCTGGCCTCACTCAACGCACGCAGTCACTGA
- a CDS encoding 6-phosphofructokinase: MRIGVLTSGGDCPGLNAVIRSVVHRAVVDHGDEVIGFRDGWKGLLECDYLKLDLDAVAGILARGGTILGSSRVQPSHLRDGVERAKGHVEELGLDAIIPIGGEGTLKAARLMSDNGLPVVGVPKTIDNDIAVTDVTFGFDTAVGVATEALDRLKTTAESHQRVLVVEVMGRHTGWIALHSGMAAGAHAIVVPERPFDIEELAARVGDRFEAGKRFAIVVAAEGAKPQPGSMEFDEGGKDIYGHERFAGIARQLSVELEARLGKEARPVILGHVQRGGTPTAYDRVLATRFGWHAVEAVHRGEFGKMTALRGTDIVMVPLAEAVETLKTVPEERYAEAECVL; this comes from the coding sequence ATGCGCATTGGTGTCCTCACGTCCGGCGGCGACTGTCCCGGGCTGAACGCCGTCATCCGGTCCGTCGTGCACCGTGCCGTCGTCGACCACGGCGACGAGGTCATCGGCTTCCGGGACGGCTGGAAAGGTCTCCTGGAGTGCGACTACCTCAAGCTCGACCTCGACGCCGTGGCCGGCATCCTGGCCCGCGGCGGCACGATCCTCGGTTCCTCCCGGGTCCAGCCCTCGCATCTGCGGGACGGTGTGGAGCGGGCGAAGGGCCATGTCGAGGAGCTCGGTCTCGACGCGATCATCCCCATCGGCGGTGAGGGCACGCTCAAGGCGGCCCGGCTGATGTCGGACAACGGCCTGCCCGTCGTGGGTGTGCCGAAGACCATCGACAACGACATCGCGGTCACGGACGTCACCTTCGGCTTCGACACGGCCGTGGGGGTGGCGACCGAGGCGCTGGACCGGCTGAAGACCACCGCCGAGTCCCACCAGCGGGTCCTCGTCGTGGAGGTCATGGGCCGCCACACCGGCTGGATCGCGCTCCACTCCGGCATGGCGGCCGGCGCGCACGCCATCGTCGTACCGGAACGTCCCTTCGACATCGAGGAGCTGGCGGCGCGGGTCGGCGATCGCTTCGAGGCGGGCAAGCGGTTCGCGATCGTGGTGGCGGCGGAGGGGGCCAAGCCTCAGCCCGGGTCCATGGAGTTCGACGAGGGCGGCAAGGACATCTACGGGCACGAGCGGTTCGCAGGGATCGCGCGGCAGCTGTCGGTGGAGCTGGAGGCACGCCTCGGGAAGGAGGCGCGGCCGGTGATCCTCGGGCATGTGCAGCGAGGCGGTACGCCGACCGCGTACGACCGGGTACTGGCGACTCGCTTCGGGTGGCATGCCGTCGAGGCCGTCCACCGTGGGGAGTTCGGGAAGATGACGGCTCTTCGGGGCACCGACATCGTGATGGTGCCGTTGGCCGAGGCCGTGGAGACGCTGAAGACCGTTCCGGAGGAGCGGTACGCCGAGGCGGAGTGTGTCCTCTGA